In a single window of the Methanofollis ethanolicus genome:
- the thsA gene encoding thermosome subunit alpha produces the protein MSQQMGGQPILILKEGSSRTRGRDAQSINIAAAKAVAGAVRTTLGPKGMDKMLVDTIGDVVITNDGVTILKEMDIEHPAAKMMVEVAKTQDDEVGDGTTTAVVVAGELLKRAEDLLEQDVHPTVIAHGYRMAAEKAIEIVRELAIDVKPGDSEILMKIAGTAMTGKGAEAAKDKLCDLVVRAVTMVADEDGTIDLDYVKVEKKVGGSIEDSKIVEGVLIDKERVHPAMPKKVEDAKILLLNAAVEFKKTEVDAEINITSPDQLQMFLDEEERMIRNIVDKIVASGANVLFCQKGIDDIAQHYLAKAGVFAARRVKKSDMEKLSRATGANLVSSIDAITPDELGFAGIVEERKVSGEDMTFVEKCKNPKAVSIIIKGGTEHVVDELDRAMEDALRVVEVALRDKKFVAGGGSPEVELSLRLREYAATVGGRAQLAIESFANALEIIPRTLAENAGLDPIDILVELRAAHEKGQKTAGLDVYSGKAGDMLKMGVVEPLRVKTQALNSAAEAAVMILRIDDVIASSKSAGPSPEEMAAMGGGMGGMGGMPPM, from the coding sequence ATGTCGCAGCAGATGGGAGGACAACCAATCCTTATTCTTAAAGAGGGAAGTTCCCGCACCCGCGGGAGGGACGCGCAGAGCATCAACATCGCCGCAGCCAAGGCCGTTGCCGGCGCTGTCAGGACGACTCTTGGTCCGAAGGGCATGGATAAGATGCTCGTCGACACCATCGGCGATGTCGTCATCACGAACGATGGCGTGACCATCCTCAAGGAAATGGACATCGAGCACCCGGCCGCCAAGATGATGGTCGAGGTCGCAAAGACTCAGGACGACGAGGTCGGCGACGGTACCACCACCGCAGTCGTCGTGGCCGGCGAGCTTCTCAAGCGCGCCGAGGACCTCCTCGAGCAGGACGTCCACCCGACGGTCATTGCCCACGGTTACCGGATGGCGGCCGAGAAGGCGATCGAGATCGTCAGAGAACTTGCCATCGACGTCAAGCCCGGCGACTCCGAGATCCTGATGAAGATCGCTGGTACCGCCATGACGGGCAAGGGCGCAGAGGCCGCAAAGGACAAGCTCTGTGACCTCGTTGTCAGGGCCGTCACCATGGTCGCCGACGAAGACGGCACCATCGACCTCGACTACGTGAAGGTTGAGAAGAAGGTCGGCGGTTCCATCGAGGACTCCAAGATCGTCGAGGGCGTGCTCATCGACAAGGAGCGCGTCCACCCGGCGATGCCGAAGAAGGTCGAAGACGCAAAGATCCTCCTCCTCAACGCCGCGGTCGAGTTCAAGAAGACCGAAGTCGACGCCGAGATCAACATCACGAGCCCCGACCAGCTCCAGATGTTCCTCGACGAGGAAGAGCGGATGATCCGGAACATCGTCGACAAGATCGTCGCCTCCGGTGCAAACGTCCTCTTCTGCCAGAAGGGCATTGACGACATCGCCCAGCACTACCTTGCGAAGGCCGGTGTCTTTGCCGCTCGCCGCGTGAAGAAGTCCGACATGGAGAAGCTCTCCCGTGCAACCGGTGCGAACCTTGTCTCCTCCATCGACGCCATCACCCCCGATGAACTCGGCTTTGCCGGTATCGTCGAGGAGAGGAAGGTCTCTGGTGAGGACATGACCTTCGTCGAGAAGTGCAAGAACCCGAAGGCGGTCTCCATCATCATCAAGGGCGGCACCGAGCACGTCGTCGACGAGCTTGACCGCGCTATGGAAGATGCCCTCCGTGTCGTCGAAGTCGCTCTTCGCGACAAGAAGTTCGTCGCTGGCGGCGGCTCCCCCGAGGTCGAACTCTCCCTGCGGCTCCGCGAGTACGCCGCGACCGTCGGTGGCCGGGCCCAGCTCGCCATTGAGTCCTTTGCGAACGCCCTCGAGATCATCCCGAGGACCCTTGCCGAGAACGCCGGTCTCGATCCGATCGACATCCTTGTCGAACTCCGTGCGGCCCATGAGAAGGGCCAGAAGACCGCGGGCCTCGATGTCTACTCCGGCAAGGCCGGCGACATGCTCAAAATGGGCGTCGTCGAGCCCCTGCGCGTGAAGACCCAGGCACTCAACTCAGCCGCCGAGGCGGCCGTCATGATCCTCAGGATCGACGACGTCATCGCCTCCTCCAAGTCTGCCGGCCCCTCCCCTGAGGAAATGGCAGCCATGGGCGGCGGCATGGGTGGAATGGGCGGCATGCCCCCGATGTAA
- a CDS encoding transcriptional regulator — translation MSQERLLDMVISVMLTAGYEVSERCSLRPRSFDLIAGKRGVLLVIKVVSHIDSVSEEISCDLDAIARHLGASPLIIGERARDADLERGTVYVRYGIYAISPATLYDFLVESVPPLIYAQPGGLYVNINGDMLKGLRERSQLSLGDLARHLGVSRRTISKYEDGMSTTLDVAIQLEELFDEAVVEAIDLLSYIPAPPEARDPATASVPADFERMGIEIHQMRRAPFQALAVIQEERILTCFGTAQKTVKRAALIGNISQVAGAYAMCVISDYTKKKRIGRTLVIGEEQLRTLEDGSDLIEMIHQ, via the coding sequence ATGTCACAGGAACGTCTCCTCGATATGGTCATCAGCGTCATGCTGACGGCAGGCTATGAGGTCTCCGAGCGGTGCAGCCTCCGCCCTCGCTCTTTCGACCTTATTGCAGGAAAAAGGGGCGTCCTTCTTGTCATCAAAGTTGTCTCCCACATCGATTCTGTGTCGGAGGAGATCTCCTGTGATCTCGACGCCATCGCCCGCCACCTCGGCGCCTCTCCCCTCATTATCGGTGAGAGAGCACGTGACGCCGACCTTGAACGCGGCACCGTCTATGTGCGCTACGGCATCTACGCGATCAGCCCGGCGACCCTGTACGACTTCCTGGTGGAGAGCGTGCCCCCCCTCATCTATGCCCAGCCCGGCGGGCTGTACGTGAACATCAACGGGGACATGCTCAAGGGTCTCAGGGAGAGGAGCCAGCTCTCCCTCGGAGACCTCGCCCGCCACCTCGGCGTCTCCCGCCGGACGATCAGCAAGTACGAAGATGGTATGTCCACGACCCTGGACGTCGCGATCCAGCTTGAGGAACTCTTCGACGAGGCCGTGGTCGAGGCGATCGATCTTCTCTCCTATATCCCTGCTCCACCGGAGGCCCGGGACCCGGCGACCGCATCGGTCCCTGCTGATTTCGAGCGGATGGGCATCGAGATCCACCAGATGCGCCGCGCCCCTTTCCAGGCGCTCGCCGTCATCCAGGAAGAACGGATCCTGACCTGTTTCGGCACGGCCCAGAAGACGGTCAAGCGCGCTGCCCTCATCGGGAACATATCCCAGGTCGCCGGAGCCTATGCGATGTGCGTCATTTCAGACTATACGAAGAAAAAGAGGATCGGTAGGACCCTTGTTATCGGAGAAGAGCAGTTACGCACTCTTGAAGACGGTTCCGACCTCATCGAGATGATCCACCAGTAA
- a CDS encoding tRNA(Ile)(2)-agmatinylcytidine synthase, with translation MFIGIDDTDSPAGMCTTYLGARLIRALGQAGMRVFETRLVRLNPNAPFKTRGNAAVCIEVEGDRDEAFSLASGLVEDLADFSCTNTNPGLVVAEHRPDPAFYWKAAQDFCTIEEARAILDREGALYRGWKNGRGLIGATAAVASVLPDRTWELLAYRRAASWGTPRDVERASVFAAEAATWPHTWDSVDRTQDVVVCVPHTPDPALFGIRGESPEWVTRARALIRAEETEIEQVWVTNQGTDAHLVNGRIGSLLEGRSYRVPGRVVERPVTGEGGHVMLVMEEEDRRLTCMAFEPTKGFRDIVRALVPGDTLLVCGSYKNGTLNLEKIHIDALAEDTMVRSPICPDCGTRMTSAGKEKGYKCRTCGARSQEPEISTRPRAIQTGWFEVPPTARRHLSRPLVRGDVQA, from the coding sequence ATGTTCATAGGGATTGACGACACCGACTCGCCTGCAGGCATGTGCACCACCTACCTGGGGGCGCGGCTGATCAGGGCCCTCGGTCAGGCCGGAATGAGAGTCTTCGAGACAAGGCTGGTCAGGCTCAACCCGAACGCACCCTTCAAGACGCGGGGAAACGCGGCGGTCTGCATTGAGGTCGAAGGCGACAGGGACGAGGCATTCTCCCTCGCGTCGGGGCTTGTCGAGGATCTCGCGGACTTCTCCTGCACAAACACCAACCCCGGTCTTGTCGTGGCAGAGCACCGCCCTGACCCGGCCTTCTACTGGAAAGCGGCGCAGGACTTCTGCACTATCGAGGAGGCGCGGGCCATCCTCGATAGGGAGGGGGCGCTGTACCGCGGCTGGAAAAACGGGCGGGGCCTCATCGGGGCGACCGCGGCGGTCGCAAGCGTCCTCCCAGACAGGACATGGGAACTCCTGGCGTACCGGCGCGCGGCGTCCTGGGGGACGCCGCGTGACGTCGAGAGGGCGTCGGTCTTTGCTGCCGAGGCGGCGACCTGGCCGCACACCTGGGATTCGGTGGACCGGACACAGGATGTCGTCGTCTGCGTCCCCCACACTCCTGACCCGGCCCTCTTCGGTATCCGCGGCGAGAGCCCGGAATGGGTGACGCGGGCGCGGGCCCTGATCCGGGCGGAAGAGACCGAAATCGAGCAGGTGTGGGTAACGAACCAGGGCACGGACGCCCACCTGGTCAACGGGAGGATCGGGTCCCTGCTGGAGGGGAGGTCATACCGCGTCCCCGGGAGAGTTGTGGAAAGGCCGGTGACCGGCGAAGGCGGGCATGTCATGCTCGTCATGGAAGAGGAGGACCGGCGTCTCACCTGCATGGCCTTTGAACCGACGAAGGGGTTCAGGGATATCGTGCGGGCACTTGTGCCCGGTGACACACTCCTCGTCTGCGGGAGTTACAAGAACGGGACCCTCAACCTTGAAAAAATTCACATCGACGCCCTTGCAGAGGACACGATGGTCAGGTCACCGATCTGCCCGGACTGCGGCACGCGGATGACATCTGCCGGAAAAGAAAAGGGATATAAGTGCCGGACCTGCGGGGCGAGATCACAGGAACCGGAGATCTCCACGAGACCGCGGGCCATACAGACGGGGTGGTTCGAGGTGCCGCCGACGGCGCGGAGGCACCTCTCCAGACCGCTCGTGCGGGGGGACGTGCAGGCATAG
- a CDS encoding MFS transporter encodes MLLALLCTAAMVVMAGEAMLIAAFPVIEAEFGVSSVFTAWILPAMMIVGAMTIPAIGVLGDRYGKKRLLIICLSIYAAGAIGGGFAEDMLSLLCCRALQGAGLAVGPIACALIAEQVPERLVPSAIGLVAATDGAGTFAGVLAGAYIVEQYSWQTCYHGMAPVAVLLVLAAAIIVRPSPVRGGRGVDLAGTALFSLAILGGMIALSLWDPSGLPGPTVAALFALALGALILFLHREGQADDPIFNAGFFLKSPVRTVCINDMVVMLLFFLLLQSMPYIIESPAGLGLTAFSVGLIMVPGTVADMISGVVAGKIVQKKGFQFAFAIGALEIAIGCGALIVFPLSVPVLVLVWTAISAGMSVLLTVDNIVVVAAAPRDTLTTASALIHTLQSVGGTLGPLITGIALVGHSGAPAGTAFATIFAIGGAIAVLVLVQAGIVQGTVVESRNTERSTREKPAFFSCSGRD; translated from the coding sequence ATGCTCCTCGCCCTCCTCTGTACCGCCGCCATGGTGGTCATGGCAGGCGAGGCAATGCTTATCGCCGCATTTCCGGTTATTGAAGCCGAATTCGGCGTATCTTCTGTCTTCACCGCCTGGATACTCCCGGCCATGATGATCGTCGGGGCGATGACAATCCCGGCCATCGGCGTCCTCGGCGACAGGTACGGAAAAAAGCGCCTCCTTATCATCTGCCTCTCGATCTATGCCGCAGGGGCAATCGGCGGCGGCTTTGCAGAGGACATGCTCTCTCTTCTCTGTTGCAGGGCCCTTCAGGGCGCCGGACTTGCAGTCGGCCCTATCGCCTGTGCTCTCATCGCAGAACAGGTCCCCGAACGTCTGGTCCCGTCCGCGATCGGGCTTGTCGCCGCGACAGACGGCGCCGGGACTTTTGCCGGTGTGCTCGCCGGCGCCTATATCGTCGAGCAGTACAGCTGGCAGACCTGCTACCACGGGATGGCACCGGTGGCCGTGCTCCTCGTCCTCGCGGCCGCGATTATTGTCAGACCTTCTCCTGTGAGAGGGGGGCGCGGCGTCGACCTTGCAGGCACGGCCCTCTTCTCTCTCGCCATCCTCGGCGGGATGATCGCCCTCTCCCTCTGGGACCCCTCCGGACTCCCCGGACCGACAGTGGCGGCACTCTTCGCTCTTGCTCTCGGCGCTCTCATCCTCTTCCTGCACAGGGAAGGGCAGGCCGACGACCCCATCTTCAATGCCGGATTCTTCCTTAAATCCCCGGTCAGAACCGTCTGCATCAACGACATGGTCGTGATGCTCCTCTTCTTCCTCCTCCTCCAGTCGATGCCCTACATCATAGAGAGTCCGGCAGGACTCGGCCTCACCGCCTTCTCAGTCGGCCTCATCATGGTCCCGGGGACAGTGGCCGACATGATCTCCGGTGTGGTTGCAGGCAAAATCGTGCAGAAAAAGGGTTTTCAGTTCGCGTTCGCCATCGGTGCCCTGGAGATCGCTATCGGGTGCGGCGCACTCATTGTCTTCCCCCTCTCGGTGCCTGTCCTGGTCCTGGTGTGGACAGCCATCTCTGCAGGGATGTCGGTCCTCCTGACTGTCGACAATATCGTCGTCGTCGCCGCCGCTCCGCGGGATACGTTGACGACGGCCTCGGCCCTCATCCACACCCTCCAGAGCGTCGGCGGCACCCTCGGCCCCCTGATAACCGGCATCGCCCTTGTCGGCCATAGTGGTGCACCCGCGGGGACAGCGTTCGCCACAATATTTGCCATAGGCGGAGCCATTGCGGTGCTTGTCCTCGTCCAGGCAGGCATTGTCCAGGGAACGGTCGTGGAATCACGGAATACTGAGAGAAGTACCCGGGAAAAGCCGGCGTTCTTCTCCTGTTCAGGCAGGGATTGA
- a CDS encoding aldehyde ferredoxin oxidoreductase family protein: MHGWIGTVLRVNLTEGTVTKEALKKDAAENYIGGRGLGEKYFMDEVDPKVDALSPANKLIFATGPLTGTMGISTGRYDVVAKGPLNDTLASSNSGGYFGAEVKYAGYDLIIFEGKAAKPVYLWINNGHVEIRDASHLWGKTVYETDDAIRAATDLEAEVACIGPAGEKLVRFGCIMNDKHRAAGRTGIGAVMGSKNLKAIAIRGTGGIKVADRDEYLKIVRAARKKIAENPVTSAGLPTYGSNILVNIINQTGAFPTRNWQEAYTEEADKISGETLTGAHLLHGKGCGSCVVGCGRVAKARGKYNEVGEGPEYETAWAFGADCGIFDMDAVLKANFLCNELGLDTISMGSTVACAMELYEIGAVDQKKTGYDLRFGNADAMVALTRATAYREGFGNDLAEGSFRLATKYGHPELSMTVKKQEMPAYDPRAVQGIGLEYATSNRGGCHVRGYTISPEVLGLPMKMDPSVIEGKPEILKIFQDLTGALSASGTCLFSSFAIGADEIAAELKAATGVDYTTEKVMQIGERIWNLERMFNIKNGYSEKDDTLPPRLLNDPIPTGPAKGQVSRLPEMLPKYYEIRGWDKHGVPKKEKLTELGLSHLAS, translated from the coding sequence ATGCACGGATGGATCGGCACGGTGCTCAGGGTCAACCTGACCGAGGGCACCGTCACGAAGGAGGCCCTGAAGAAGGACGCCGCCGAGAACTACATCGGGGGCCGGGGCCTTGGCGAGAAGTATTTCATGGACGAGGTCGACCCGAAGGTGGACGCCCTCTCGCCCGCGAACAAACTTATCTTTGCGACCGGACCACTGACGGGCACGATGGGCATCTCGACAGGGCGCTACGATGTCGTCGCCAAGGGACCGCTGAACGACACCCTCGCTTCCTCGAACTCAGGCGGGTATTTCGGGGCTGAGGTAAAGTATGCCGGATACGACCTGATCATCTTCGAGGGCAAGGCGGCAAAACCGGTGTACCTCTGGATCAACAACGGTCATGTCGAGATCCGCGACGCCTCGCACCTCTGGGGGAAGACGGTGTACGAGACCGACGACGCCATCAGGGCCGCGACCGACCTCGAGGCCGAGGTCGCCTGTATCGGCCCGGCCGGCGAGAAACTCGTCCGGTTCGGCTGCATCATGAACGACAAGCACCGTGCGGCCGGGCGGACCGGCATCGGTGCGGTGATGGGCTCGAAGAACCTGAAGGCGATCGCTATCCGCGGCACAGGCGGGATCAAGGTCGCCGACAGAGATGAGTATCTCAAAATTGTCAGGGCGGCCCGCAAAAAGATCGCTGAAAATCCGGTCACCTCCGCGGGTCTGCCGACCTACGGGTCAAACATTCTGGTCAACATCATCAACCAGACCGGGGCCTTCCCGACGCGGAACTGGCAGGAGGCCTACACGGAGGAGGCAGACAAAATCTCGGGCGAGACCCTCACCGGTGCGCACCTCCTCCACGGCAAGGGCTGCGGGAGTTGCGTCGTCGGCTGCGGCCGGGTCGCGAAGGCGAGGGGGAAGTACAACGAGGTCGGCGAGGGGCCCGAGTACGAGACCGCCTGGGCCTTCGGCGCCGACTGCGGGATCTTCGACATGGACGCTGTGCTGAAGGCGAACTTCCTCTGTAACGAACTCGGGCTGGACACCATCTCGATGGGCTCGACGGTCGCCTGTGCGATGGAACTCTACGAGATCGGGGCTGTCGACCAGAAGAAGACCGGCTATGACCTGCGGTTTGGCAATGCCGATGCGATGGTCGCCCTGACTCGCGCAACCGCCTACAGGGAGGGCTTCGGGAACGATCTTGCCGAGGGCTCTTTCAGGCTTGCCACGAAGTACGGTCATCCCGAACTCTCGATGACCGTCAAGAAGCAGGAGATGCCTGCCTACGACCCGCGTGCCGTGCAGGGCATCGGCCTGGAGTACGCCACCTCGAACCGCGGCGGCTGCCATGTACGGGGCTACACCATCTCGCCCGAGGTGCTCGGCCTGCCCATGAAGATGGACCCCTCTGTCATCGAAGGGAAGCCCGAGATCCTCAAGATCTTCCAGGACCTCACAGGTGCCCTCTCCGCCTCGGGGACCTGCCTGTTCTCGTCTTTTGCGATCGGCGCCGACGAGATCGCGGCCGAACTGAAGGCGGCGACAGGCGTCGACTACACCACCGAGAAGGTGATGCAGATCGGGGAGAGGATCTGGAATCTGGAGAGGATGTTCAACATCAAAAACGGCTACTCGGAGAAGGACGACACCCTGCCGCCGAGGCTCCTCAACGACCCGATCCCGACCGGGCCGGCCAAGGGGCAGGTCAGCAGGCTTCCCGAGATGCTCCCGAAGTACTATGAGATCCGCGGCTGGGACAAACACGGCGTACCGAAAAAGGAGAAACTCACCGAACTGGGGCTGAGCCACCTGGCCTCCTGA
- a CDS encoding 4Fe-4S dicluster domain-containing protein, which translates to MEKTENLLLITPERCIGCGTCELACSIGHEGEFRPAVSRISVHRFEAGVNVPMACLQCDKPACVAACTTGALEKDALTGLVGVNAAKCIGCRMCVMACPFGNISYSMAEKQPLKCDQCGGKPLCAEFCPTNAIEYLPADTATVQRKKAFSAKIAAGIAEVEI; encoded by the coding sequence ATGGAAAAGACTGAAAACTTGCTGCTGATCACCCCGGAGCGGTGTATCGGCTGCGGAACGTGCGAACTCGCATGCTCGATCGGGCACGAAGGCGAGTTCAGACCCGCGGTCTCGCGGATCTCTGTCCACCGGTTCGAGGCCGGTGTGAACGTGCCGATGGCCTGCCTGCAGTGCGACAAACCCGCCTGCGTGGCGGCCTGTACCACCGGGGCCCTGGAGAAGGACGCCCTGACCGGGCTTGTCGGCGTCAATGCTGCGAAGTGCATCGGCTGCCGGATGTGCGTGATGGCCTGCCCCTTCGGCAACATCTCCTATAGCATGGCAGAGAAACAGCCCTTGAAATGTGACCAGTGTGGCGGCAAACCGCTGTGCGCCGAGTTCTGCCCGACGAACGCGATCGAATACCTGCCCGCAGACACGGCGACAGTCCAGAGGAAGAAGGCCTTCTCGGCAAAGATCGCCGCGGGCATCGCGGAGGTGGAGATATAA
- a CDS encoding 2Fe-2S iron-sulfur cluster-binding protein, translated as MIDVTIDGRKAAVEEGTTALEAAKALGIEVPTLCYHEGLPADGNCRLCQVEVVDRGRRSLVISCMYPIRGPVEILTDTEDVRRARSFVIQLLLARSPKSPVLQKLAETYGVEPLDERFVQKGEVDLCIRCGRCVRACALLGTDCIDFVSRGWEKEVDTPFREPSMDCTGCGACAEVCPTGAILVTEKEDTRTIWGRTFELVACEMCGERFATKEQIAAGKPEFELKEGRILCPRCRRIAEARGAGTGLGTKEKD; from the coding sequence ATGATTGACGTCACGATAGACGGCAGGAAGGCCGCGGTCGAAGAGGGGACGACCGCCCTTGAAGCGGCGAAGGCCCTCGGGATCGAGGTGCCGACCCTCTGCTACCATGAGGGTCTGCCGGCTGACGGCAACTGCCGCCTCTGCCAGGTCGAGGTCGTCGACCGCGGGAGGAGGAGCCTCGTCATATCGTGCATGTACCCGATCAGGGGGCCGGTCGAGATCCTCACCGATACCGAGGACGTGAGGAGGGCGAGAAGCTTCGTCATCCAGCTCCTCCTCGCCCGTTCCCCGAAGTCCCCGGTCCTCCAGAAACTTGCGGAGACGTACGGCGTCGAACCTCTCGACGAGCGTTTCGTGCAGAAAGGGGAGGTTGACCTCTGCATCAGGTGCGGCAGATGCGTCCGGGCCTGCGCCCTGCTCGGCACCGACTGCATCGACTTCGTCTCCCGCGGCTGGGAGAAGGAGGTGGACACCCCCTTCAGGGAACCCTCTATGGACTGCACCGGCTGCGGTGCCTGTGCCGAGGTCTGCCCCACAGGTGCGATCCTGGTGACAGAGAAGGAAGACACACGCACGATCTGGGGGCGGACCTTCGAGCTCGTCGCCTGCGAGATGTGCGGGGAACGCTTTGCGACGAAGGAGCAGATTGCGGCAGGAAAGCCGGAGTTCGAGCTGAAAGAAGGAAGAATACTCTGCCCGCGGTGCCGGCGGATCGCGGAGGCGAGGGGGGCCGGAACAGGCCTCGGGACGAAGGAGAAAGACTGA
- a CDS encoding NADH-ubiquinone oxidoreductase-F iron-sulfur binding region domain-containing protein yields the protein MRLTSSQALETYRASLPQKGGSAAGWVQVCAGTGCLAFGSAGVRQAFEDEAEKRGLKLGVTFMADTTGCHGFCERGPLVVVQPGHVFYQQVKVKDVPEIFDRTIEKGEVVDRLLYRDPVTKNRYQTAEKIPFYAHQKRVVLRNTGHVNPFEIDDYIRVGGYAGLAKALSMAPADVVQAVKDSGLRGRGGGGFPTGVKWESAAVVEAEKKYVVANGDEGDPGAFMDRSLMEGDPHSVVEGMIIGGYAIEGDAGVIYVRNEYPLAVRHLSRAIEQAREYGLLGKDILGSGFNFDIEIFRGGGAFVCGESTALMTSIEGRAGVPRVKYIRSTEKGLWDVPTVLNNVETWGNVPEIVLRGAEWYRSMGTPKSTGTKVFSLVGKVKNSGLVEVPMGTTLRTMIFDIGGGVMNDRAFKAVQTGGPSGGCLPEEKLDLPVDFDELVKAGSMMGSGGMIVMDDHTCMVNVAQYFIDFLVEESCGKCTPCREGLKAMQTLLHGLTSGTARAGDTALLKGIAENVRDTALCGLGKTAANPVISTMHWFPEEYEEHETEGFCRAGVCSGLYALEIDPEFCTGCTLCAKVCPVNAATGEKKQTHHIDMGTCITCGSCLDACRFRAIKVVRREKHD from the coding sequence ATGAGACTGACGAGTAGCCAGGCACTGGAGACCTACCGCGCCTCCCTTCCGCAGAAGGGGGGAAGCGCCGCCGGGTGGGTGCAGGTCTGCGCGGGCACCGGGTGCCTTGCCTTCGGCAGCGCCGGTGTGCGCCAGGCCTTCGAAGATGAGGCGGAGAAACGCGGCCTGAAACTCGGTGTCACCTTCATGGCCGATACCACCGGCTGTCACGGTTTCTGCGAGAGAGGGCCTCTCGTGGTCGTCCAGCCCGGACACGTCTTCTACCAGCAGGTGAAGGTGAAGGACGTCCCCGAAATATTTGATCGGACGATCGAGAAGGGAGAGGTCGTGGACCGCCTGCTGTATCGCGATCCTGTCACGAAGAACCGCTACCAGACCGCGGAGAAGATCCCCTTCTATGCTCACCAGAAGCGGGTCGTCCTGCGGAACACGGGGCACGTCAACCCCTTCGAGATCGACGACTACATCAGGGTCGGCGGCTATGCCGGTCTTGCAAAGGCTCTCTCGATGGCGCCGGCCGATGTCGTGCAGGCCGTGAAGGACTCGGGCCTCCGCGGCCGGGGCGGCGGCGGTTTTCCGACCGGCGTGAAGTGGGAGTCGGCGGCCGTTGTCGAGGCGGAGAAAAAATATGTCGTTGCGAACGGCGACGAAGGCGACCCCGGCGCCTTCATGGACAGGAGCCTCATGGAGGGCGACCCGCACAGCGTCGTCGAGGGGATGATCATCGGCGGCTATGCGATTGAAGGCGATGCCGGCGTCATCTATGTGAGGAATGAGTATCCGCTCGCGGTCAGGCACCTCTCGCGGGCGATCGAGCAGGCGCGGGAGTACGGCCTCCTCGGCAAGGACATTCTCGGCAGTGGATTTAACTTCGATATCGAGATCTTCCGGGGCGGGGGGGCCTTCGTCTGCGGTGAGTCCACGGCCCTGATGACCTCAATCGAGGGGCGTGCCGGCGTGCCGCGGGTGAAGTACATCCGCTCCACAGAGAAGGGCCTCTGGGACGTCCCGACCGTCCTCAACAATGTTGAGACCTGGGGGAATGTGCCGGAGATCGTCCTCCGCGGCGCCGAGTGGTACAGGAGCATGGGCACGCCGAAGAGCACGGGCACGAAGGTCTTCTCCCTTGTCGGCAAGGTGAAGAACTCTGGCCTTGTCGAGGTCCCGATGGGCACGACCCTGCGCACGATGATCTTCGATATCGGCGGCGGCGTCATGAATGACCGCGCCTTCAAGGCCGTGCAGACAGGCGGGCCGTCAGGGGGATGCCTCCCTGAAGAAAAACTCGACCTGCCGGTGGACTTCGACGAACTGGTGAAGGCCGGGTCGATGATGGGTTCTGGCGGCATGATCGTGATGGACGACCACACCTGCATGGTGAATGTCGCCCAGTACTTCATCGATTTCCTGGTCGAGGAGTCGTGCGGCAAGTGCACGCCCTGCCGCGAGGGCCTGAAGGCGATGCAGACTCTCCTCCACGGCCTTACCTCGGGGACGGCACGGGCCGGCGACACCGCACTCCTGAAGGGGATCGCGGAGAATGTGCGGGACACGGCGCTCTGCGGCCTCGGGAAGACCGCGGCAAACCCGGTCATCTCGACGATGCACTGGTTCCCCGAAGAGTACGAGGAGCACGAGACGGAGGGGTTCTGCCGTGCCGGGGTCTGCAGCGGCCTTTATGCGCTGGAGATCGACCCCGAGTTCTGCACGGGCTGCACCCTCTGCGCAAAGGTCTGCCCTGTCAATGCGGCAACAGGCGAGAAGAAACAGACCCACCACATCGATATGGGAACCTGCATCACCTGTGGTTCGTGTCTGGACGCCTGCCGCTTCAGGGCGATCAAGGTCGTGAGGAGGGAGAAACATGATTGA
- a CDS encoding NADH-quinone oxidoreductase subunit NuoE family protein produces the protein MAETEEHLASVQKIVGVYPREARYLLAALQDIQAHERYLSIESMKTVADYLGVPESQVFSVATFYKALSLVPQGKKVIKVCTGTACHLRGAPGVVKAVEGALGIKNCETTADGLFTIQTVNCVGACAMAPVVMVNEKVYGKLGPAEVPGMIETERKDETDE, from the coding sequence ATGGCAGAAACCGAGGAGCATTTAGCATCAGTGCAGAAGATCGTCGGGGTCTATCCGAGGGAGGCCAGGTATCTGCTCGCGGCGCTGCAGGATATCCAGGCGCATGAGCGGTACCTGTCCATCGAATCGATGAAAACGGTCGCCGACTATCTCGGCGTCCCTGAAAGCCAGGTCTTCAGTGTCGCCACATTCTATAAGGCCCTGAGCCTTGTCCCGCAGGGGAAGAAAGTCATCAAGGTCTGCACCGGGACGGCATGTCACCTGAGGGGTGCGCCCGGCGTCGTGAAGGCCGTCGAGGGGGCGCTTGGCATCAAGAACTGTGAGACCACCGCCGACGGCCTCTTTACCATCCAGACCGTCAACTGCGTCGGTGCCTGCGCGATGGCGCCGGTCGTCATGGTGAACGAGAAGGTGTACGGGAAACTCGGGCCGGCCGAGGTACCCGGCATGATCGAAACGGAGCGGAAGGATGAGACTGACGAGTAG